From Myxocyprinus asiaticus isolate MX2 ecotype Aquarium Trade chromosome 25, UBuf_Myxa_2, whole genome shotgun sequence, one genomic window encodes:
- the LOC127416379 gene encoding thrombospondin-1-like: protein MKSAAIFLLLMLWNCESARVAESPDDNSVYDLFELVQVPRKNHGVTLVKGDDPYSPAYKILNPDLIPPVPESAFRDLIDSIHAERGFLLLVNFKQFKWTRGSLLTVEKNDGSGPVFEIVSNGKANTLDIVFSTENKQQVVSIEEADLAVGHWKNITLFVQEDRVQFYVGCEEVNSAELDASIQTILTQETPGVASLRIGKGAVKDRFMGVLQNVRFVFGTTLDAILRNKGCQNSIMTDIITLDNPINGSRPAIRTDYTGHKTKDLQMICGFSCEDLASMFKELKGLGVVVQELSNELRKVMDEKNMLMNRIGIHAGVCLHNGIVHKNKEEWTVDDCTECTCQNSATVCRKISCPLIPCANATVPDGECCPRCGTPSDSAEDGWSPWSEWTHCSVSCGRGIQQRGRSCDRINNNCEGTSVQTRDCYLQECDKRFKQDGSWSHWSPWSSCSVTCGAGVITRIRLCNSPTPQMEGKDCQGEGRQTERCEKSPCPINGGWGPWSPWDTCSTTCGGGVQSRKRLCNSPVPKYGGKDCVGDAKVTQLCNKQACPIDGCLSNPCFNGAQCTSFPDGSWKCGKCPTGYTGNGIDCKDINECKEVPDACFEFNGVHRCENTVPGYNCLPCPPRYTGSQQFGRGVEDAAAKKQVCTPRNPCLDGSHDCNKNARCNYLGHFSEPMYRCECKPGFAGNGHICGEDTDLDGWPNADLVCVENATYHCKKDNCPNLPNSGQEDYDKDGIGDACDNDDDDDGIPDDRDNCPLIFNPRQYDYDRDEVGDRCDNCPYNSNPDQTDTDSNGEGDACAVDIDGDGILNEKDNCPYLYNVDQKDTDLDGVGDQCDNCPLEHNPDQLDSDSDRVGDKCDSNQDIDEDGHQNNLDNCPYIANANQADHDKDGKGDACDYDDDNDGIPDDKDNCRLAFNPDQLDSDGDGRGDACKDDFDQDNVPDIYDVCPENFDISETDFRKFQMVPLDPKGTSQIDPNWVVRHQGKELVQTVNCDPGIAVGFDEFNSVDFSGTFFINTERDDDYAGFVFGYQSSSRFYVVMWKQITQTYWSSTPTKAQGYSGLSIKVVNSTTGPGEHLRNALWHTGDTPGQVRTLWHDPKNIGWKDFTAYRWHLTHRPRTGHIRVVMYEGKKIMADSGRIYDKTYAGGRLGLFVFSQEMVYFSDLKYECRDA from the exons ATGAAGTCTGCGGCAATCTTTTTGCTACTGATGCTTTGGAACTGCGAGAGCGCGAGAGTCGCAG AAAGTCCAGACGACAACAGTGTGTACGACCTGTTCGAGCTCGTCCAAGTGCCGAGGAAAAACCATGGGGTCACCCTGGTAAAAGGCGACGACCCTTACAGTCCCGCCTACAAGATCCTAAACCCCGACCTGATCCCCCCGGTTCCCGAGAGCGCCTTCAGGGACCTAATCGATTCCATTCACGCGGAGAGAGGATTTCTACTGCTGGTCAATTTCAAGCAGTTCAAGTGGACGAGGGGAAGCCTCTTGACCGTGGAGAAGAATGACGGCTCAGGACCCGTTTTCGAAATCGTTTCCAATGGAAAAGCAAACACTCTGGACATTGTTTTTTCCACTGAAAACAAGCAACAGGTTGTGTCCATTGAGGAAGCGGATTTGGCGGTGGGACATTGGAAGAACATCACTCTTTTCGTGCAGGAGGACAGGGTTCAGTTCTATGTGGGATGCGAGGAGGTGAATTCAGCGGAGCTTGATGCTTCTATCCAGACTATCCTCACTCAGGAGACCCCAGGTGTGGCGAGCTTGCGGATCGGCAAGGGCGCAGTGAAAGACAGGTTCATG GGAGTGCTGCAAAATGTGCGCTTTGTTTTCGGAACGACACTGGATGCAATTCTGAGGAATAAAGGATGCCAAAACT caATTATGACTGATATCATCACCCTTGACAATCCCATAAATGGATCCAGACCTGCAATCAGGACTGATTACACTGGCCACAAAACAAAAG ATTTACAGATGATTTGTGGCTTTTCATGTGAGGACCTAGCCAGCATGTTCAAGGAACTCAAAGGTCTTGGTGTGGTGGTGCAAGAGTTGTCCAACGAACTCCGCAAAGTG ATGGATGAAAAAAACATGCTCATGAATCGCATAGGCATTCATGCTGGTGTCTGTCTTCACAATGGAATTGTGCACAAAAACAAGGAGGAATGGACAGTTGATGATTGCACAGAGTGCACTTGCCAG AATTCTGCAACTGTGTGCCGTAAAATTTCATGTCCCCTAATCCCATGTGCAAATGCCACAGTGCCTGATGGGGAGTGCTGCCCTCGCTGTGGAACCC CAAGTGACTCCGCTGAGGACGGCTGGTCCCCCTGGTCTGAATGGACCCATTGTTCTGTGTCCTGTGGAAGGGGCATTCAGCAGCGTGGCCGCTCCTGTGACCGCATAAATAACAACTGCGAGGGCACATCAGTGCAGACAAGAGACTGTTACCTCCAGGAGTGTGACAAGCGCT TTAAGCAAGATGGCAGCTGGAGTCATTGGTCACCCTGGTCATCCTGCTCAGTTACCTGCGGTGCTGGCGTTATCACGCGCATTCGTCTTTGCAACTCGCCAACGCCGCAGATGGAGGGAAAAGATTGCCAAGGTGAAGGCCGGCAGACTGAGAGGTGTGAAAAATCACCATGTCCAA TCAATGGCGGATGGGGACCATGGTCACCTTGGGATACTTGCTCTACCACCTGTGGGGGTGGTGTCCAAAGCCGTAAACGTCTTTGCAATAGTCCAGTACCCAAATATGGTGGTAAAGACTGTGTTGGAGACGCAAAGGTCACCCAGCTCTGCAACAAGCAAGCCTGTCCAATAG ATGGATGTCTTTCGAATCCATGCTTTAATGGAGCTCAGTGCACAAGCTTCCCAGATGGCTCCTGGAAATGTGGGAAATGCCCCACAGGTTACACTGGCAATGGAATTGATTGCAAAGATATCAATGAG TGTAAGGAGGTCCCTGATGCTTGCTTTGAATTTAATGGAGTCCATAGGTGTGAGAACACAGTGCCTGGCTACAACTGTCTGCCATGCCCCCCACGCTACACTGGCTCACAGCAGTTTGGTAGAGGAGTTGAGGACGCTGCTGCCAAGAAACAG GTGTGCACACCACGTAATCCTTGCCTTGATGGAAGCCATGACTGCAATAAGAATGCTCGCTGCAACTATCTGGGACATTTCTCAGAGCCCATGTACCGCTGTGAGTGCAAACCTGGCTTTGCTGGAAATGGACACATCTGTGGAGAGGACACTGATCTTGATGGCTGGCCTAATGCTGATCTTGTGTGTGTCGAGAATGCAACCTATCACTGCAAGAAG GACAACTGTCCCAACCTTCCAAACTCTGGGCAAGAAGACTATGACAAGGATGGAATTGGTGATGCTTGTGataatgatgatgacgatgatggcATTCCTGATGACAGG GACAATTGCCCACTCATCTTCAACCCAAGGCAGTATGACTATGATCGTGATGAGGTGGGAGACCGCTGTGATAACTGTCCCTACAACAGCAACCCAGACCAGACTGACACTGACAGCAATGGTGAAGGCGATGCCTGTGCTGTGGACATTGATGGAGATG GTATTTTAAATGAGAAGGACAACTGCCCATATCTGTACAACGTAGACCAGAAAGACACTGATCTAGATGGAGTTGGTGACCAGTGTGACAACTGCCCTCTGGAGCACAACCCAGaccag CTTGACTCTGACTCTGACCGTGTTGGAGACAAATGTGATAGCAACCAGGACATTGATGAGGATGGTCACCAAAACAACCTAGACAATTGTCCATACATTGCCAATGCGAACCAGGCTGATCATGACAAGGATGGTAAAGGGGACGCCTGTGactatgatgatgataatgatggcaTTCCTGATGACAAGGACAACTGCAGACTGGCTTTCAATCCAGATCAACTGGATTCTGATG GTGATGGAAGAGGGGATGCTTGTAAAGATGACTTTGACCAGGATAATGTCCCAGATATCTACGATGTCTGTCCAGAGAACTTTGACATCAGTGAGACTGACTTCCGGAAATTTCAGATGGTACCTCTGGATCCCAAGGGTACCTCTCAGATTGACCCCAATTGGGTGGTTCGTCATCAAGGCAAGGAACTTGTTCAGACAGTCAACTGCGATCCCGGCATTGCTGTTG GTTTTGATGAGTTCAATTCAGTTGACTTCAGCGGAACTTTCTTCATCAACACGGAAAGAGATGATGACTATGCTGGCTTTGTTTTCGGATACCAGTCCAGTTCTCGCTTTTACGTGGTGATGTGGAAGCAGATCACACAGACCTACTGGTCCAGCACACCAACAAAAGCACAGGGTTACTCAGGGTTATCAATCAAAGTGGTTAATTCCACCACAGGGCCAGGCGAGCATTTGAGGAACGCCCTTTGGCACACTGGAGACACTCCAGGACAG GTACGTACGCTGTGGCATGACCCAAAAAATATTGGATGGAAGGACTTCACTGCTTACAGATGGCACCTGACTCACAGACCACGAACTGGACACATAAG AGTGGTGATGTATGAAGGCAAAAAGATCATGGCAGATTCTGGtagaatttatgacaaaacatATGCAGGCGGAAGACTGGGTCTCTTTGTCTTCTCACAAGAGATGGTATACTTCTCAGACCTCAAATATGAATGCAGAG atgCATAA